A region of the Deltaproteobacteria bacterium genome:
GGTTACCTGGCCACTGGCTTGGTTTCAGGCTGGTGCAACTATAACGCTCCGCCCTTCGTCGGGCAGACCCATCCGGAATTTCCACAAAAAGCCGAACAGTCCCATCTCGACCTGGTCTTCAAGCCGGGTCTTTGTGTACAGGTAATGGTTTACCCCATCGCGCCCGACTTCAAGAAAGGGTTGTGGGTGGGGAGCACCTGTGTATTCACTCAGGACGGCTTAAGGGAACTGAATAAATATCCGGTTAGAAAGCTAAGGGTGGCTTGAAGCCCACGGCGATCCTTGTCGGAAGAAATTCAGGGAAGGGATGTAAGGTCAGACCAGATGATTTTAAAGCGTATCAGACCCAGATAACGAGCCAGGAGGTGACGGATGAACCATGTTAGGCCCGCACAATCTGAAGAATTCAAAGTAAGCGGACTTCAAAGAACCTGTGTGCTGGTTCTTTGCTTCCTGCTGTACATGATCAACTTTATGGATCGACAGGTATTTTCGGCGGTGCTGGAGCCCATGAAAATAGACCTGGGGTTTACGGACACCCAGGCCGGGATATTACAAACGTCCTTTTTCCTGAGCATGGCCGTGCTGGCCTTTCCTGCCGCCTATCTGGTCGACCGCTGGAGCAGGCGGAAGACCCTGTCCTTGATGGCCATTATCTGGAGCGCCTTTACTTACCTAACCGGTTTGGGCCGAAGTCTGTCAGGCGTGTTTTTACCCCGAATTCTGGTTGGGGTGGGTGAGGCCGGGTTCCCTTCTGCGGGCACAGCTATGCTGAGCGCCGTTTATCCTCAAGAAACCAGGAGCCGGATCCTGGGAATATTCAATGCCTCCATACCGCTGGGATCGGCCATGGGGGCTTTGCTGGGCGGGTTTCTTTCTGCCCATTATGGAGGCTGGAGGACCCCGTTTTTCGTCTTCGCCGTTCCGGGAATTATTTTAGGTATCCTGGCCTTCTTCCTCAAAGACTACAAAACCGTGGCTGTGATAGCCGATCACGGGGGAAAGATCGGTTTCTGGTCATCGGTTGTCAACCTTTTCAGAATTCCGACCCTTAGGTGGCTGTATATCGGCTATGCCATGCAAATGGCCACGACTTTTTCTTTCAGCGCCTGGGGCGGGGCGTTTGTCATGCGCGCCCAAAGTGTATCAGAAGCGAAAGCCGGTATGATTCTGGGTGTCTCCGCCCTGGGGGGGATAATCGGTGCTCCGTTGGGCGGTGTGATCGCGGATTTGTGGCAAAAGAAGAACAAAAAGGGGCGCATGTACACCCCGATCCTGGCTTCGTCCGCTGGAGCGGTCCTGCTATTTCTGGCTCTTTTTCTCAACGTAAAGGGCGCGGGACTTGCCTTGATCGTGATCTGGGGTATATTTGCCGTATTGGGGATTCCCGCCGTGAACGCTATTTCTCAGGACGTAGTGGGTCCAGGACTTAAGGGGGTGGCCTGGGGCATGGGTGGATTTGTAATGATGATCGGCGGTGCCGGATGGTCGCCTTCGGCTGTGGGGGCCATTTCCGATGCCCTGGGAGGCGACGCCTGGGGACTTAAGGCGGCTATGATGCTCCTGTGCCTGCCAGGCATCATTGCCTGTATTTGCTTCTGGAGAGGTTCCAGGCATTATCCCACGGACATGGCCAAAGTCCAGGGATTTATACTCGAAGCCGAGCGATGAGAGCACCCCGGAGGTGTTTATGAAGATCTATCCAAAACCGAGGAGGAACAATCATGATCTTCTGGGATATCCAGGTACTTTATTACGGAGAAATAACTATTCCTAAGACGGTAGCCACGCCTAACCTTGGCCCGGATTTCTTGATAGATGGGCCGTATTTAGGGTTTCTCCTGCAAAACGGCAAACACAACGTCTTAGTAGACACGGGAATCTCGGACGACTTTATTGTTGACGGTAAGGCCTGGGGGAACTATCCGGCCAAGGGTGGTCGGGCGTACGTTGAGAAAGCCCTGGCAAAAGCCGGGTGCGACCCTCAAGAGATTGAAACCATCCTCTTTACCCATCTGCATAACGACCATGCCGCGAACACCTCTATATTTAAGAACGCCCGGATGATTTTTCAAAAAGACGAGTGGGCGACCCTGCTCGATCCATTGCCGATAATGAAGGTTCGCAAGGACTACGACCCGGTCCTGATTGACGCGTTGCATTCCTCGAATTGCATCAAAGTGCATGGAGACTTCGAGTTGACCGAAGGCATCAAGTGTTTCCTGACGCCGGGTCACACGCCGGGATCCATGTCTGTTGCGGTCACCACTGCCAAGGGGATAAGGATTTTAGTTGGGGACCATTGGCACATGTATTGTATGGCTTTTTCACAGCAAGACGAAATGATGGATATGGAGGGCAATAAGCACAAAATTACGCCAGCGCCGCAAATCTACGGCCATTTCATACCCTCCCCCCTCATTTACAACTATTTCGATTATTATGACAGTTGTTACAAGATTCTTTCAATGATTCCTTCCGACAGTCCGGAGTATATAGCTCCGGGCCATGAACCGTCTTTATTGGTCACAGGCGTTTAGAACTCGGGTTTCCGGGGCACGGGTCTGGAAATTTAATGGAGACTTTTATGACCAAGAGGTTGCCCGGGGAAGTAGCAGACGGTTGATTCAACAGGCGGATATCCTGATCCCCGGGTCCGGCTTCAGATCACACCTCGATAAAAGGCCAGCCTCCCGGCATAAGGCGAAAAAAGATGGAGGATCTGTTGGTGTTCTTCAG
Encoded here:
- a CDS encoding N-acyl homoserine lactonase family protein; the encoded protein is MIFWDIQVLYYGEITIPKTVATPNLGPDFLIDGPYLGFLLQNGKHNVLVDTGISDDFIVDGKAWGNYPAKGGRAYVEKALAKAGCDPQEIETILFTHLHNDHAANTSIFKNARMIFQKDEWATLLDPLPIMKVRKDYDPVLIDALHSSNCIKVHGDFELTEGIKCFLTPGHTPGSMSVAVTTAKGIRILVGDHWHMYCMAFSQQDEMMDMEGNKHKITPAPQIYGHFIPSPLIYNYFDYYDSCYKILSMIPSDSPEYIAPGHEPSLLVTGV
- a CDS encoding MFS transporter gives rise to the protein MNHVRPAQSEEFKVSGLQRTCVLVLCFLLYMINFMDRQVFSAVLEPMKIDLGFTDTQAGILQTSFFLSMAVLAFPAAYLVDRWSRRKTLSLMAIIWSAFTYLTGLGRSLSGVFLPRILVGVGEAGFPSAGTAMLSAVYPQETRSRILGIFNASIPLGSAMGALLGGFLSAHYGGWRTPFFVFAVPGIILGILAFFLKDYKTVAVIADHGGKIGFWSSVVNLFRIPTLRWLYIGYAMQMATTFSFSAWGGAFVMRAQSVSEAKAGMILGVSALGGIIGAPLGGVIADLWQKKNKKGRMYTPILASSAGAVLLFLALFLNVKGAGLALIVIWGIFAVLGIPAVNAISQDVVGPGLKGVAWGMGGFVMMIGGAGWSPSAVGAISDALGGDAWGLKAAMMLLCLPGIIACICFWRGSRHYPTDMAKVQGFILEAER